One Arachis hypogaea cultivar Tifrunner chromosome 18, arahy.Tifrunner.gnm2.J5K5, whole genome shotgun sequence genomic window, TAGCGGACCGATTATAAAAACTTACCCGAAAAATTAATGAACCATATGTTCTAAAATCCGATTACGGAAGTGACCTCATGCAATGAATAATGCtacaataatacataaaaaaaaaaaacagttccTTTCATTGTATTGTTATTCTTAATTCTTAATTATCGATAAACTAAATTCGTTGGAGGGAGACATTGAGAGCCATGCGTGCACCTTAACGATCGCCATTGTTCGTGCATGTGTTTATGTTTAATTAAAACTTATGTACTATACTAGCTACTCTACAATCTATTAGAGTTAGTTACTTGTGTTTAATTTGTCTatgtattttcttaattttttttcttttttttttctgtttttgggtGAACTTACAAATTATCTGAATCAAATAGTTATATGATTAACTTAGAGCTATCGTTTTTTGCAATCTTAATCATCAAGTGTTCCCCTGGCAAGAAACAAACATGTAGGTCAACTTGTATTATTTCTTTAATTtgaagattattattatttgtataaaatatgtaCGCATCAAAAACTataatttgacaaaaaaatataatgattCTATTACACTTTTATTCAATCTTTTTTATTAACCGATGGCAAAATTATTTAAGAAACTTAGAATGATATAACAAACTTATTTAATTCTTTCCTACGTGGATTCCTGATTGTATATTAAGTTAATTATCTAGCTTTGCATTGTTTATTTAGGTCCAATTtgggtaaataaaaaataaatataaaatatatgtcaatgtatattttattgttgtttttttatttttttttactcttattagaactctcttctcctttattgaggtcaagaacttgctataaaatcacatataaaaaaaataaaattaaaactgaaatttcataccacaattaaatacaaatttaataataaaaaatagagtgataaaatgataaaaaaatacttagCAAAAATAAATACAGCAGGTTGTTCAAATGCAATATTGTCTGAAAATTGTGGTGGAGGATTAATACTTCCATCAGATAAATCATTACGTAAAAATAGTAAGGTTTGGAATATTACATGAGAATGATGGTGGAATTATGGTGGAAGGCCAGTGCTTCGCGTAGACTTTGCGTGAAAATGGTGGTGAAGGATCAGTaaagtagattttttttgttttgaaattaattttttttaagtaagtaGTAGAATGACTTATCGAAAAGTAGATAAGTCATATATCTCTACTTCTTCAAAAAGCTGCAAATTAACTTTTGAGAAAGTTAAAAGCTTTTTCTAAAATAATGCCAAACACGCAGATTATGACTTTTcataatccaaaaataaaaaaagtagctTCTGCTACTTCCCAAACGATCTCTTATTCCTCTTCAAGGTTCTGAAAAGGTGAAGTAGTCATCAAACTAATATTATTAGAGattcaataatttaaatattcaatcgaagtttaataaaaaaatatttatatataaaagatataatttaaaaaaaataatttttataatttattattttaaattaattaatcactAAAAGACTATACTATTATTATTGATTTGCTAAAAATAGTTTTACCTTAAATTGAATCCATTAGTAACCAATTATCAATTAACCCAATTGAATTGGCAAATTCAGTTACACTCTCAGAATCATcctcttttttaatttataaaattttgtattaacCAAATTTATATATACCAAAATAATAATCATTTTAGGGGGTTGGCACATTAATTATGAGTAATATGATGAAAATGATGGGTggttgaaaatttgaaggtgtAATTTTACTTACTCCTATCATATTGAGCaagtattttgtaacaaaaagttTTGGCAGGAGATTAGTTTCCTAAAACTAATCcgtttttgttttccattcccccCTCTTGTAGATGAATGACCCATCCGTCTGTAGAATAAATCATGCAGtacaatataaatataattatttttttggtttttcacgGTATTTCTCAACCCGACAGATCAAGAACTAATTCATCGTGAATCTGATCTTTATTTAAGAGTCTGTCGTTGGCGATAAATTACTACATGCACAAAATGAGATTCGAACTTCTGACACTTGCTTAAACAGACGAGTGATATACTGATATTTAACACAATAATATCACGaactattttttagtttaattagtttaatattttaaatttaaaaactctaatattttttattcttctcatttaaatttaaataattaactgAATAAGCTGAAAATTGTGTGCAAATACAAAATCAAGACTATTAATCACTTTTACTAAAACTAGCACATTATTAACAAATATGAGGCAAAACTTTTACCAAAACGATTaggaaatttaaaataaaagtaaaatattattttggttcGTCTaagtcaaattttaatttaatttttaatattttaaatgtcttattttaattctaaaaaattttaaatgaattcAATGCTATTCTATAGTTAAATATGACTTGAATAATTAATGAAAAACTTTTACATTAATAACGTAACCATTgataagtaaaatttatttacataCTAAAATTGAATGTTATATTAACTTGTAAATATGCTAACTATTCGTGTCAAATTTAATTGTAGAACaacattaaatttatataaattttttgaaaataaaataaaaattaaaatatgagtaATGTTAGGGGGCCAACAATTTTTGTGATTGATAGCCATCAAATAGctatcaatgatgatttaatggtgtagattggtgtgagatttcatctaatggctcacctttctctgctggttacatgctggccaaaaatcaataaaattactagccccctagacttttccttaaaatataatctaaacataaagaccaaaataatactttaccctaTAAAAAAATTGGTTCCGGCAAAACATTTAccaaaacattatatatataattcattcTTAGGTTTTACAATTCATGCATCAAACTATATAAAAAAGTTGCTTCCTCAAATATAAACaaaatgaaacataaaattgtGATCTATGATCATTAAAACGTGTaccacataataataatatatataaagtagAAAACCCTAActtatttaatttgtttcaatttttcaCGCCTTCTATAAATCCCTTTAATGATCCTTTTGGTTGCAGACCAAAGCCCTTTGCATCTGATCTCTTCATAATCCTCAGACGCTTGCATGATTCAATAAACATCCTGCATGAATAATATATAGTGAAAATCTAACATATTATTAATTgacaaaaataaaacataacaaaTAATTATAGTAAAATATTTCTTATGacgttaattaataattatagtaaaatatttcttaacaataataattgctttttcctttttcaaGGAAGAGACAATAAAAGTGATGCTATATTTTCAGTCTCATTTTGATGTTACGAACATTATAATGAAGAATTCACGCATGTCGGCCATGTAAGTGTGGTTCATGAGAATCTTTTGTTTATGTTTGATATTAACAtgataataatgatatataaagtAGAACTTTGGAATTGATTAGATCTATGGACAACTTAATCAACACGTCTATTCAAATAATTTCGTACTGGCAGACATCAAAATGATTTTGCCAAACTTATTCTTCAATTCAATTTCATGGAAGGTGAATACTACGGTATCTATTACTTTGTACCTAAgttactaaaaaaaaataaataaataatatttaataaattttatatgatttattttttattttaaaagagaaGTTAGACAATTTAAGCACCATAATAATTAAATGCACCATAGAGCTCACTTTCATAGAATTAGATAAAAATCGCAactcctaatttttttttttggtgaaaatAAGAGTTAAATAAAAGTATATTAAGAAATTTAGTTATATATATCACTTATATGTAAGTAATCATTCTAAATAATAATATGTGATAACTAGCTATCCAAGTATCTCTATTCTCTCATATATCatgtaatgtaaaatatatttaagaataagtataagaaaatattttttggcccttatttttagaaagtttaaAGTTtagattataatttaatatttaaaatttagaatatttaaaaaataatcaccATTAATATTATAACTTTTAATTTAGGCATGAAACTAGGGTTAATGGTAAAGTGGACAGTATGCTTCACCGAAAAATtccctatatatataatttaccaaTTATATCCAGTCTTACATGACACGCTAGTGACTTTTTGTctctcagaaaaaaaaaaaaatcaatagatGCTCCCACTAAATTATGAATCAACACCTACCAAAAGAAAATATGTATGCACATAAATTCCTAAAGCGGTTTTATTTTGTTGgttgaaaaagatatatatatatatatattactggaaTTATCATAGCAGATGATGGGTGACAATGCAATTACCATAACTAATGGATCATCAGTAGTGCCTAAACTCTTTTTCAGAGTGTCCTTTTTTCCTAAAATTTCAAATTGAGTGATTTAACAGATTATAAAAGATTTGATGGTTTATCATAAAATTATCTATCGCAAAAAATTAAGTGAATAAAATAGCTAAATAAATAGTTATAAATATCATTATAAACTAAGAAgtaatatatatgttttttaattGGCTGGCTGTTGTGTGTAACTGTGTATCCTATTAAAAAGTAATAAAtcgaaaatattatttgtacattaaaattagttactaaaatcagttattaatgtatttatatataaatatatgtataatttaatttatttttaatgtatatttatattctaacatgcattttatattagtgactgaTCTTAGTAGCTGATTTTATTATACACGTAACATAACTTTATATATAGccatctgccaactcttatttataattatgtttaatggaagtgtttttgtggatgtgtctaataaaaatatcttttttatagttGTATTCAATAGAAGTGTCTTTACAGATATATTTTTAGATgtatctctttatatatgtgtttaaaatataataactaatcattattgacaataaattagcagataatatattggtaccctatacttttcctaatattattcataattttatgcaGCAGAGTGGACAAagttgaaaataagaagaaattagTAGAAAGACTTACTCCCAAGGAACATCTCCGACGAGCATCCAGTCACCATCTTTGTCCTCGTAAATCGGAACTTGTTCACAATTCTCCGCATCTGTCATACCGTTATATTTTTCACCAAACATTAACATCTTGTATGTGTTGCTcgtaactaaataaaaacttgCGTGCAGTTGTTTTCGTATGAAGTTTCcagttaaaattttaattaaacttATTAAATCATTTAAGATTCTCAAATATCAATTTACACAAAAATAACTGTATATGAATTTTCAGCTCGTAAAAGAGTACTGACCGATTCCATAGGAAGCAAAGAGGTTGTCCAAGGCAAAGGCTAGGTGGGAGTAATCCTTGTGCATGGCAAGATCAATTTTACGCAAGAATGGAGCACCGTCCATGCTAACCTTCACGTACATTTTCGACGACGTCTTCTTCTTCCGGTAAGAGCACACCGGTGGCCACCCCACCACCGCGTTCTTATTATTCCTCTCCGTCGAGGATCCATTTTCCCCACCATCAATCTCCGAAAACACCCTCTTCTTCGATGCTGATGAATCCCCACCGGGAAGACCCAATCTTAGCTCTGTGATTTCAAGTCCAAGACCTTCTTTGGCCATATCTTTTTTGAGGCTTTTTGGTGAACTGAGAGTATATATATGAAAGAAAGAGGGTATTAATTAATTAGGTTGTTTTTTATGACAGGTGAAGTGGTCGGTCACATGAGGAACAAATGAGTGTAGGGTAGGGACATAGTTTGTTCCCTCTTAAAGTCGCCGCACACCAACTTTGATACATTGGACAACATCCTACCGTTATTTCTTCTCTTCTCATTTCCTCACATTTGATCTTGGCCGTTTCATTTGCTGACTCAGGGGCACACCATGTGATTCCCTTCATTCAAGCTAAGCTGCTCTCATTTTTTCGAACAATACTTTCATTAATTATATGATGAAAACTTAGATGGAgttgactttacgtgaagttgataattgagagccgttagatgatttttcatctaatgactctcgactatcaacttcacataaagtcgACTGTACTTGAGTTTCCATCTAATTATATATGTGCACCGCCATCTTTAGTTCTATCAAATGCATGCCCTTGTATTAGGTTATGCTTTAATCAAATTCATTCAACTACATACAATATAATTGATGGAAATTCAAAATAATCTCGCGGCCTATATACCTATACCTTTTATAATAAATATCATTTTGATATTagcattttttaataattatacacGAATATTTAGTAAAGAATGTTTAGTGTgcaaatttttagtaattttatttaaatattgtttcAGACTATGATACGCGGACACTGAGTATACGACACAacacacaaatttaaaatttttataagatacaaaaacacaacatatatatatataagtatttttagataaattataatgatattttgatattttattgatattaaaatataaattaattttttaatatttttttaattatataaaatatttaaaatatttttttctaataattaataatatatattatttaatttctaaatttatttcaagaatatatgataaaaataaagttGGATACGCTGACACATGATAGTATTTAGGTTAGTTTAAGTATGtttagaaaagaattttttttcgtTAAGACACAATTAGACACAAAAAATACACGTATTAAATAAATATCgataaatatcatatttaaaatgtGTCTGAcacaaacacaaaaaaatcagaaaaatatccACGCTTCATAGTTTTGAGAATATATATGATTAGATTGTGTTTCAcctaattattattgttaattagttagcatatgtatatatataacaatGGCATGGCATATATTAATGTAAGCGAATGTGATGGGATAGAGATACATATAGGGAGCAAAATAATGAAATGGTGTAAGAAGGTAGGACCCAAAGGCAACAAACAAATTTCTATGTGGAATGTGAAAGATCACAGCAAATGATGAGTCAAAGTCGACGATCCCTAGGTCTATGAGGGAACACATTGGGACTCATCAAAGTTACAAACGCGTACGCCAGGTATAGAATTTGCCCAAACATATCATCCAAACCAACAACGTTACACATTCCCACTCCTTCACATACATATAGTACCTACCTACCTAGCTAGCAAAACCTTCAATTTTCATCAATATTACGACTTATTAGGGTTTTTGCTTTAGTTTGTTGCCAACACGCTATGAAATTGAATGGTTGTATGTAACAAAAACGTAACTAGATAGCTAGCTACTTTAACTTCCACCAAACCTAGTAGCTAACTAAAGTTTATCAAAGTttggaaaaattttcaaatctacgGTCGTACCGGTGTTTGAGTGatttttaacaatttattttaattataaaaaatatatataatatttataattaaaattaacggttaaaaattactaatatattAATATGACGGTATActtaaaaatcttttcaaaatttgaagtattaatacattattattgttattaccaaagaaataaattaaagtttcatttatattatatttgttttAAGGGATGCTCTTATAAAGACGTGTAAAATGTTTTTTTGTAAAGATATTTACATGTCGtattattattggacgtattaataaaccggttatttttgaatttcttaacaaattagaatagaactgttttttttataataataacaataaactcaaatttttttaaggatttaattgtatttttaaatttttagagatttaaatGTTGACAAAACAAAAGTcaggaatatatttatttttttatcaaaaaatttaaagatattcgatTTATATTGTATAATTCGATCGGATCAAAtcggatttaataattataatatagacAATTaagtttattattgttgctataacaaatcaattttattctgatttattaaaaaataaattatcaattgatttaaaaaaaatgtctaataataacataacatatgtgaacatttttaaaaaaaatatttttaatgtttttattaaAGTGGTTTCTTGTTTTGAACATTTGATACCACATGGTAGGTCAAGACATATAGTGGGTAGTGcgccttttattttatttgatttttttatcaatattatgCATTACTACTTATTATTCTCTTCCATCATATAACTCCTGTTATTCACATCGTGGGTTGATTTGTGCACCATGCAAATTTGATACGAATAATAACATGTGTTTATAAtctatttttaaagtaattttttttctgACAAAAGACCTTtttgcaaaaaaaagaaaaaatgcttaaACATGCTCATAGTACTCTTGTAAACCTTGTgttcaataaaataaagtttGGTAAGGTTGATGATAAAGCTAATTTAATTAAGCACCTTCACATAATTGTATTGTCAACTTTAATATCTTTTGTCACCGGCAATTTTTTCCATGCTTACTTTTATAATTAACGTCGCATTCTTATTACTACAAAAAAGGTAGCCATCAATCAGGTTTGTCTCGGACCAAAAGTGAAATTTTGTGTAAACGCATGCGAATTTGATGAAGATTTGTCTAAGCAAAAGCAGCGAGGTAGCAAGGAATGAATAATTAAAGTTTATTAACATTTAATGAGGACCATTGCTTAATTACCCTTATTATTATAGCACTGTACCttctttagaataaaataaataaatatactatATATAGGAACACTTCAATTTGGCATCattcattaattaatttgttTGTGTACATAAAAACATAACCACTTAAACTAATTTTTCAAGTTGAATTAGAGCcacttaatttcaattacaaattGTCACACTTCATAACTCTAATAAGTAGTAAGATATATACCACTAAATCATGAGTCCCCGCTAGGAAGACAATGACTTATTTGTACATACAATGGGTtatatgagttacaaaatgaacatcctatatactatctagaataaccatccaccAAGAATCAAATTCTTGACCTTTCGAATCTAGAGCTCTAATACTAGGGATGTAAGTTATCGAACTGGACCAAAAATTACCGCAAAACCGAATCGAAAATTACAACAATTGATTTGAAAACCGAAAAAATCGATTTTTTTCTGACAAAAccgatcggttcggttcggttttcgattGGCTCGAtagaaaccgaaccgaaccgaataTATGCATGCATTCCAATGTTCTAACCATTTTAACCTTTAACCTAACAACAAAAATCCCCAACCCCTAACCATTTCAATGTTTtactcttattatttcaacttattgACTATTTTAAACCTTTAATTATTGTGATTCATATTCTTCccattagaaattaaaaattgaaaaaccgaccgaaccaaaccactgttggttcggttcggttgttGTAAAAACAACAAACCGAACGGTTATGTATCAGTAGGAACTGAACATATCGATTCGGTTAATTTTTagtccaaaaccgaaccaaaccgaaccgataaTACCCCTATTTAATACCATGTTATGATACTACTCATCTCAAACGCTTCAGCTGATGGAAGAAAgtaacactaatagttatatctctaatacttcctaaacctccattgtacatattgtacaaatattctattggtTCCTCATCCTTTCTCACTAAATCACATGTTTAACTGATGACTAAGTCACtgattatttcatttaatttatgattGGAAATCACAAGGCAAGATCCATTGCCCCCAGATACAATAATGTGCTTCAATTCTAAGACGACCTTCCAGATTTCAAAGTCttaattaagtatatatatagcaagatattaattaattactaattaatttatttatcatatCTACTTTTCATCATTGTCTTCTTAGTACGAAGAAAATCATTAAATGCTTGTCTTCTCTATCACTCTTCTCAAAGAACATATAGTATCTATATATCTTGTACCTAATTGAAACTTAATAATAAGATGTAGAATTAGATAGACAACCATGCAACTGCTCAAAACTAACACATGTATAAATGTATTTGAAATCTTTTATATGTATATTGTTAAATTATAGAATGATATTATTAAAGGAAATGTCCCTTTCCAACGGAGCATATGTCTCTGGAGAAGGGGGCATGAGATTCAAACCATAGCCCCACACGTGGTGCAACCACATCATTCTTCTAAAGTCATTCGAACATAGAAAATTAACTAATGATTTTTCCCTAACTATATATGTTCTCATCAAAAGATGCCATACTCtactatttgattttttttttttctaaagcgATTACtcttatcaaaattttataatacACTGTATTTAATACTTACTGTAACTTAGGTTTAGGAATGTTTTCTAAATACCAAATTTGATTTCTAATTCAAATGTGAGCTACATGCGAGAGAGAATGCACTTCGACATCAAGCGTACAAATTAAAACAATCTTAGACTTTCCCCTTAATCCACATGGAACAACCACCAACCTATGATTGATCTTTCTTAATGAATCAGGAAACGTTGGTGCCGTTGTTTTATaatagggtaaagtattaaattagcccacttaatgtaattttaatttagtttttaaagtttaaaatgtcttatttaaatttaaaaaggttttatttagttttaatatagttttattgtgaagtcaaaattaaataattaacgaaatgtcttACATGATAGCAGTATAAGAATAAAgtcgataatttgaaaaataagtaCAAGCTTCAATGGCACAAAATTAACTATGGACGCATTTAGGGGCGGAGCTAGAAGAAATATTAGAGGGggcaaaaaatatttacacactaaaaaaagactaaaataaaattttaagggaggactaaactgaaatttacatataatttatatgtaaaaaattaaaattagggggggATTGCCCCCCTTTCTATGTATGTAGCTTCGCCCCTGGACGCATTAAtacattttatttatcaattttttataatttaaatggaATATTTTTcatagaactaaagagaatgataaataaatgtattgatgtatccACAGTTGATTTTATGCCTTTAGAGCTTGTATTTATTCTCCAGATTATTGATCTTATTTTTGTACTACTAtcatgtaggacatttcgttaattattatttatctttgacctcacgattgaagctaaatgaaacttttttggattcaaataggacactttaaaccttaaagacTAAAACAGGATTACGTCCAAACATAATGATCAATTTAGTAATTTACCTTTTATAATATAGGCTAGTTGTTTCGATCATTGTAAGATATGAGAAATATTAAgtggataaattattttttataagtctttttttatttcaattgatTTTTATTGGTCTAATAAATTATGGGAGTCACTCAAATAAAGACACTCAAAAcgtctttaaataaaaaatattttttaataattaaaatttaatatatataattaattaaattatattatttttatcaaaattatatcagataaattaattaatttgactaaaaaattaataaattatatcttGAATTGAtctaaactaatatttttttataaaaaataactataatattcttattataaaaaactaactaaaatattattattattattattattattattattattattattataatataaattttaaaaattctaaattttaatccttctcttttctttatacAATCATAGaattaggatttatgattttcaaaatttaaaaaaatatatataatatgagtattttagttattttctataatagagttattgtaataattttttataaaaaaagttaatttaaaTCAGTTCAAGGTTTGatttagggataagtattgttttggtccctcacgttgagggtcggaatcgaacccgtccctggtgtatattttgatttaaaatcattcttaaagtcgtatttaaatttaaaatcgtccttttaatt contains:
- the LOC112772804 gene encoding auxin-induced protein 22C-like produces the protein MAKEGLGLEITELRLGLPGGDSSASKKRVFSEIDGGENGSSTERNNKNAVVGWPPVCSYRKKKTSSKMYVKVSMDGAPFLRKIDLAMHKDYSHLAFALDNLFASYGIDAENCEQVPIYEDKDGDWMLVGDVPWEMFIESCKRLRIMKRSDAKGFGLQPKGSLKGFIEGVKN